A single window of Pogona vitticeps strain Pit_001003342236 chromosome 11, PviZW2.1, whole genome shotgun sequence DNA harbors:
- the WDR44 gene encoding WD repeat-containing protein 44, with protein sequence MASDSDAEELFYDAAEDVAHHGGTPAPSPTKVAQPTPKELAGGPPQTTDCELRALDVKQNDPREIIDNIIEESQKTHQLEEEDPLGPPENVLANSSPEANPWISRADLLQHIPELLVAETVAQGDGEAPLDHGPLVPNGGEARLALAPPGSDAAERRDGEAPSAEAAAETKPPEATHEGPKMEEEADVSPADALDPATASDSSPAKESPPGDEAAPAKPPRQISPEPDIVASTKKSIPARPPPPASVPPPRPPPPARPAAPPRKKKSDLELETHKIPGLDVPREGFSTGGLLPPATSMDSLAKDSQPSLDLASATSGDKIVTAQENGKSADGQVVMSEVIGPQRPRSNSGRELTDEEILASVMIKNLDTGEEIPLSLAEEKLPTGINPLTLHIMRRTKEYVSNEGAQSDDEDKMQSQSSDTDGGRLKQKTTQLRKFFGKSVKKARHLAEEYGERAVNKVKSVRDEVFHTDQDDPSSSDDEGMPYTRPVKFKAAHGFKGPYDFEQIRVVQDLSGEHMGAVWTMKFSHCGRLLASAGQDNVVRIWVLKNAFDYFNNMRMKYNTEGRVSPSPSQESLNSSKSDNDMGICSSADEDPDDKSTPFRQRPFCKYKGHTADLLDLSWSKNYFLLSSSMDKTVRLWHISRRECLCCFQHIDFVTAIAFHPRDDRYFLSGSLDGKLRLWNIPDKKVALWNEVDGQTKLITAANFCQNGKYAVIGTYDGRCIFYDTEHLKYHTQIHVRSTRGRNRVGRKITGIEPLPGENKILVTSNDSRIRLYDLRDLSLSMKYKGYVNSSSQIKASFSHDFTYIVSGSEDKYVYIWSTYHDLSKFTSVRRDRNDFWEGVKAHNAVVTSAIFAPNPSLMVLSESSEKPEPESKTEDSESTDPIPSGALKTDHTEVLLSADFTGAIKVFINKKKNAL encoded by the exons GAACTAGCCGGTGGTCCCCCCCAGACAACAGATTGCGAGCTGAGAGCGCTGGACGTCAAGCAAAATGACCCTAGAGAG ATCATCGACAACATTATAGAAGAAAGCCAGAAGACGCATCAGCTGGAAGAGGAAGATCCTTTGGGCCCGCCTGAAAATGTTCTGGCCAACTCCTCGCCGGAGGCAAATCCGTGGATTTCCAGGGCAGACCTTCTCCAGCACATTCCCGAACTGTTGGTTGCGGAAACGGTGGCGCAAGGGGACGGCGAAGCCCCATTGGATCATGGCCCTCTTGTGCCAAACGGcggggaagccaggctggccttgGCACCACCTGGCAGCGATGCGGCGGAACGTCGAGACGGGGAAGCCCCTTCAGCGGAAGCCGCGGCAGAGACCAAACCGCCGGAAGCCACCCACGAGGGACCGAAGATGGAGGAAGAAGCCGATGTGAGCCCAGCCGACGCCTTAGACCCGGCGACCGCCTCCGATTCCTCGCCCGCCAAAGAGTCTCCCCCAGGCGACGAGGCGGCTCCCGCTAAACCTCCGCGCCAAATCTCTCCGGAGCCAGACATCGTCGCCAGCACCAAGAAGTCCATCCCAGCCCGGCCTCCCCCTCCCGCAAGTGTCCCACCTCCCAGGCCCCCACCTCCCGCCCGGCCTGCAGCTCCGCCGAGGAAGAAGAAGAGCGATTTAGAACTGGAGACTCATAAAATCCCTggtctggacg TTCCCAGGGAAGGCTTTTCGACGGGTGGCCTCTTGCCCCCCGCCACGTCCATGGATTCCCTGGCCAAAGACTCTCAGCCCTCTTTGGATCTGGCCAGCGCCACCAGCGGGGACAAAATCGTCACGGCGCAG GAGAACGGGAAGTCGGCCGACGGGCAGGTGGTCATGAGTGAAGTCATAGGGCCTCAGAGACCCCGGTCGAATTCTGGCAGAGAGCTGACGGACGAG gaaatcctggccagcgtcATGATCAAGAACCTGGACACAGGTGAGGAGATCCCTCTGAGTCTGGCCGAGGAGAAGCTGCCCACAGGCATCAACCCCCTGACGCTGCATATCATGAGGCGGACCAAGGAATACGTCAG CAACGAGGGGGCCCAGTCGGACGATGAGGACAAGATGCAGTCCCAGTCAAGCGACACAGACGGAGGGCGGTTGAAACAGAAAAC GACCCAGCTGAGAAAGTTCTTCGGCAAATCGGTCAAGAAGGCGAGGCACCTGGCTGAAGAGTACGGAGAGCGGGCCGTCAATAAAGTGAAGAGCGTCCGGGATGaag TCTTCCACACGGACCAGGACGACCCATCCTCCAGCGATGACGAAGGGATGCCCTATACCCGGCCCGTGAAATTCAAAGCGGCCCACGGCTTCAAGGGGCCCTATGACTTCGAGCAGATCAGAGTCGTCCAGGACCTCAGCGGGGAGCACATG GGTGCCGTTTGGACCATGAAGTTCTCTCACTGCGGACGGCTGCTGGCCTCGGCGGGTCAGGACAACGTGGTGAGGATCTGGGTGCTGAAGAACGCCTTTGACTACTTCAATAACATGCGGATGAAGTACAACACTGAAG GCCGAGTGTCCCCTTCGCCGTCTCAGGAGAGTCTGAATTCGTCCAAGTCGGATAACGATATGGGG ATTTGCAGCAGCGCCGATGAGGACCCGGACGATAAAAGCACGCCCTTCCGCCAGCGGCCGTTCTGCAAATACAAGGGGCACACCGCCGATCTCCTGGATTTGTCCTGGTCTAAA AATTACTTTCTACTCTCCTCATCCATGGATAAGACCGTCAGGCTGTGGCACATATCCAGGCGGGAGTGTCTGTGTTGTTTCCAACACATTGACTTTGTCACTGCTATTGCCTTCCATCCTAGA gatGACAGGTATTTTTTAAGCGGCTCCCTGGACGGGAAGCTTCGTCTCTGGAACATTCCCGACAAGAAAGTGGCACTGTGGAATGAAGTGGACGGGCAGACCAAGCTGATCACGGCGGCCAACTTCTGCCAGAACGGAAAATACGCTGTGATTGGCACTTACGACGGCCGGTGCATCTTCTATGACACAGAG CACCTGAAGTATCACACACAGATACATGTGCGGTCAACCCGAGGGCGGAATCGAGTCGGAAGAAAGATCACCGGGATTGAGCCCTTGCCGGGAGAAAATAAG ATCCTCGTGACGTCAAACGACTCCCGGATCCGGCTGTACGATCTGCGGGATTTGTCCCTGTCTATGAAATACAAGGGCTACGTCAACAGCAGCAGCCAGATCAAAGCTAGTTTCAG CCACGACTTCACCTACATCGTCAGTGGCTCAGAAGACAAATACGTTTACATCTGGAGCACGTACCACGACTTGAGCAAATTTACTTCTGTCCGGAGAGACCGCAATGACTTCTGGGAAGGTGTCAAAG CCCATAACGCAGTGGTCACCTCCGCCATTTTTGCCCCCAACCCCAGCTTGATGGTCCTGTCGGAGTCGTCGGAAAAGCCGGAGCCCGAGAGCAAAACGGAAGATTCCGAGTCCACGGATCCTATTCCTTCTG GAGCCCTGAAGACAGACCACACAGAAGTGCTCCTCTCGGCCGATTTTACCGGAGCCATCAAAGTCTTCATTAACAAGAAGAAAAACGCACTTTAA